In Burkholderiales bacterium, a single window of DNA contains:
- a CDS encoding MerR family DNA-binding transcriptional regulator, whose amino-acid sequence MNGLTIGKLAHDSGTGIETIRYYEREGLLEQPARTASGYRQYTP is encoded by the coding sequence ATGAATGGACTTACGATAGGAAAGCTCGCTCACGACTCTGGGACCGGGATCGAAACCATACGCTACTACGAGCGGGAAGGTTTGCTGGAGCAGCCCGCACGCACCGCGTCCGGCTATCGGCAATACACGCCC
- a CDS encoding sulfoxide reductase heme-binding subunit YedZ has translation MLPAHLKPKNVVLLKAVVFAACLLPLARLVWFGLTDNLSANPIEFITRSTGTWTLSFLLITLSITPLRRWLSINWLLRLRRMLGLYAFFYACLHFATYILLDQFFDWDSIVKDIMKRPYITVGFPSFVLLIPLAVTSTNAMIRRLGAKRWQQLHRLVYIIAVAGVIHYWWLVKKDVAEPLYYAVVLTLLLGIRLAWSLQGSRPIIKDARVTA, from the coding sequence ATGCTGCCCGCTCACTTAAAACCAAAAAACGTCGTCCTTCTGAAGGCCGTGGTTTTCGCCGCGTGCTTGCTGCCACTGGCGCGGCTTGTTTGGTTTGGCTTGACTGACAACCTGAGCGCGAATCCGATCGAGTTCATTACGCGCTCGACTGGCACCTGGACGCTGTCATTTTTGTTGATCACGCTGTCGATTACACCGCTGCGACGATGGCTGAGCATCAACTGGCTACTACGCTTGCGGCGCATGCTGGGTCTGTATGCATTTTTCTACGCTTGCCTGCATTTCGCGACTTATATTTTGCTGGACCAATTCTTTGACTGGGACAGCATCGTGAAGGACATCATGAAGCGACCGTATATAACGGTCGGCTTCCCAAGCTTCGTGCTCCTGATCCCGCTCGCGGTCACCTCGACCAACGCGATGATCAGGCGGCTGGGCGCGAAGCGCTGGCAGCAGTTGCATCGGCTCGTTTACATCATCGCCGTCGCGGGCGTAATTCACTATTGGTGGCTGGTCAAAAAAGACGTCGCGGAGCCCTTGTATTACGCCGTGGTGCTCACGCTGCTGCTGGGAATCAGGTTGGCCTGGTCTCTGCAAGGGTCTCGGCCAATCATTAAAGACGCGCGCGTGACTGCGTAA
- the msrP gene encoding protein-methionine-sulfoxide reductase catalytic subunit MsrP has translation MLIRKVRDVIPSEITGHELYLNRREFIKTTAAVGAALLIPACDSAPPADSGRMKLSGSRKSELSTNEKLTPYKDVATYNNFYEFGTGKSDPAQHSRNFQPRPWTLTVDGEVSKPKTYDVDELLKLEPLEERIYRMRCIEAWSMVIPWVGYSLSELIKRAEPNSRAKFVEFTTLHDPRRMPGQRGPVLHWPYTEGLRMDEAMHPLTILCVGLYGEVLPNQNGAPLRVVIPWKYGIKSGKSLVRIRFVEKQPLTTWNRAGPHEYGFYSNVNPAIDHPRWDQTKERRIGEFFKRPTLPFNGYAEQVAQLYAGMDLRKYF, from the coding sequence ATGCTGATCAGGAAAGTGCGCGACGTTATCCCATCCGAGATTACCGGCCACGAACTTTATTTGAACCGCCGCGAATTCATCAAGACCACAGCCGCCGTGGGCGCTGCTTTGCTGATTCCGGCCTGCGACAGCGCACCGCCTGCCGACTCGGGTCGAATGAAACTTTCCGGTTCGCGCAAAAGCGAATTGAGTACGAACGAGAAATTGACGCCGTACAAGGATGTCGCGACTTACAACAACTTCTATGAATTTGGAACTGGCAAATCGGATCCTGCGCAGCATTCACGGAATTTCCAACCGAGGCCGTGGACTCTAACCGTTGACGGCGAAGTCAGCAAGCCGAAGACCTATGACGTTGACGAGTTGCTAAAGCTCGAGCCTCTGGAAGAACGTATCTATCGCATGCGCTGCATCGAAGCCTGGTCGATGGTGATTCCCTGGGTCGGCTATTCCCTGTCGGAATTGATCAAACGTGCGGAGCCGAATAGCCGCGCAAAATTTGTCGAGTTCACGACCTTGCATGATCCGCGGCGTATGCCGGGACAGCGCGGGCCCGTGCTCCACTGGCCGTACACCGAAGGCCTGCGCATGGACGAGGCGATGCACCCGCTGACGATACTTTGCGTCGGTCTCTACGGCGAAGTGCTTCCCAACCAGAATGGTGCGCCGCTGCGCGTCGTGATTCCGTGGAAATACGGCATCAAGAGCGGTAAGTCTCTCGTGCGCATCCGTTTCGTTGAGAAGCAGCCGCTAACGACTTGGAACCGCGCCGGGCCGCACGAATATGGCTTTTATTCGAATGTGAACCCCGCTATCGACCATCCGCGCTGGGACCAGACCAAGGAACGGCGTATCGGCGAATTTTTCAAGCGGCCGACACTTCCGTTCAACGGCTATGCCGAGCAGGTTGCACAGCTCTATGCGGGAATGGACTTGCGTAAATACTTTTGA
- a CDS encoding efflux RND transporter permease subunit, producing MIASLIRWSIYNRFLVLMATLMVTAWGVWAVFQTPLDAIPDLSDVQVIIKTTYPGQAPRVVEDQVTYPLTTTMMSVPGAKAVRGYSFFGDSFVYVLFEDGTDLYWARSRVLEYMNQVAGRLPANAKSAIGPDATGVGWIYEYALVDRSGKYDISQLRGLQDWFLKYELKTVPNVAEVATIGGFVKQYQVVLDPDRMRSFRIPQARIVQAIKNANSETGGAVVELGEAEYVVRATGYLKTLDDFRAIPLGLGENGTPIQLKDVARVQIGPEIRRGVSEVDGEGEAVGGVIVMRQDRNALDTIAAVKEKLESLKPSLPQGVEIVETYDRSGLIERAIENLTRKLVEEFIVVALVCLVFLFHLRSSLVAIVTLPIGILIAFIVMYYQGVNANIMSLGGIAIAIGAMVDASVVMIENAHKHLEAWKHAHPDQKIKRDEHWSLIVAAAAEVGPALFFSLLIITLSFIPVFTLEAQEGRLFSPLAYTKTYAMAAAAALSVTLIPVLMGYFIRGRIPDETKNPLNRFLIAIYRPLIALVLRFPKITLLTALLLLVATAYPLLRLGSEFMPPLYEGDLLYMPTTLPGISAGKAAEILQQTDRIIATFPEVETVFGKAGRAETATDPAPLEMLETTVQLKPQSEWREGWTVEKLIEELDRAVNIPGLSNLWVPPIRNRIDMLATGIKSPVGIKIAGADLKVIEKIGREIEQLVKTVPGVTSAFAERVTGGRYIEVDIDRNAAARYGLNIDEVQQIVAVAIGGENVTETVEGLERYPVNVRYPREIRDSVAKLRQLPIITESGATITLGSVANLKITDGPPMLRSENARLNGWIYVDIRGRDLGSVVKDAQRLVRLRVDLPPGYSISWSGQFEYLERANKRLQIVVPATLAIILVLLYLTFGRFGSALLIMATLPFALIGGFWLIYLLGYDMSIASGVGFIALAGVAAEFGVIMLIYLDHAIERFRAEGRLRGEEELKEAISEGAVLRVRPKAMTVAVIIAGLLPIMLGGGTGSEVMQRIAAPMVGGMITAPLLSMFVVPAAYLLIQRRKLKAKRPASQFAPAGA from the coding sequence ATGATCGCGAGCTTGATTCGCTGGTCCATCTACAACCGTTTTCTGGTTTTGATGGCCACGCTCATGGTCACTGCGTGGGGCGTTTGGGCTGTCTTCCAAACGCCGCTCGATGCGATACCCGATCTGTCCGACGTGCAGGTCATCATCAAGACCACGTACCCCGGCCAGGCGCCGCGCGTCGTTGAAGACCAGGTTACCTATCCGCTGACGACCACCATGATGTCGGTGCCGGGTGCGAAAGCGGTGCGCGGTTATTCATTCTTCGGCGATTCGTTCGTCTACGTGCTGTTCGAGGACGGCACCGATTTGTATTGGGCGCGCTCGCGTGTTCTTGAATATATGAATCAGGTGGCGGGAAGGCTGCCGGCGAATGCCAAATCTGCGATTGGCCCGGACGCAACCGGTGTGGGCTGGATCTACGAATACGCGCTGGTTGACAGGAGCGGCAAATACGACATTTCGCAATTGCGGGGACTGCAGGACTGGTTCCTGAAATATGAATTGAAGACGGTGCCGAATGTCGCAGAAGTCGCGACCATCGGCGGCTTCGTAAAGCAGTATCAGGTGGTGCTCGATCCCGACCGCATGCGCAGCTTTCGCATTCCGCAAGCGCGCATCGTCCAGGCGATTAAAAACGCCAATTCAGAAACCGGCGGCGCGGTCGTCGAATTGGGCGAAGCCGAATACGTGGTACGCGCGACCGGTTATCTCAAAACCCTCGATGATTTCCGGGCAATACCTCTTGGATTAGGCGAGAACGGGACACCTATTCAATTAAAAGACGTGGCGCGCGTACAGATCGGGCCGGAAATCCGGCGCGGCGTTTCGGAAGTCGATGGCGAAGGTGAGGCGGTGGGCGGCGTCATCGTCATGCGTCAGGACAGAAACGCGCTCGATACCATCGCCGCGGTCAAGGAGAAGCTCGAAAGCCTCAAGCCGAGTTTGCCGCAAGGTGTCGAAATCGTCGAAACCTACGACCGCTCGGGTCTCATCGAACGCGCGATCGAAAATCTCACGCGCAAGCTCGTCGAGGAATTCATCGTCGTGGCGCTCGTGTGCCTGGTGTTCCTGTTTCACCTGCGTTCGTCGCTGGTCGCCATCGTCACCTTGCCCATTGGCATTCTGATTGCCTTCATTGTCATGTACTACCAGGGTGTCAATGCCAATATCATGTCGCTCGGCGGGATTGCGATCGCGATCGGCGCAATGGTCGATGCATCGGTGGTGATGATCGAGAACGCTCACAAGCATCTGGAAGCGTGGAAGCACGCGCATCCCGACCAAAAAATAAAACGCGACGAGCACTGGAGTTTGATCGTCGCTGCCGCCGCCGAAGTCGGGCCGGCGCTGTTCTTCAGCCTGTTGATCATCACCTTGAGTTTCATCCCGGTGTTCACGCTCGAAGCGCAGGAGGGGCGGCTGTTTTCTCCACTCGCCTACACTAAGACCTATGCGATGGCGGCGGCTGCCGCACTTTCGGTCACGCTGATCCCGGTGCTTATGGGTTACTTCATCCGCGGAAGAATTCCCGATGAAACCAAAAATCCTCTCAACCGTTTCCTGATCGCGATCTATCGGCCGCTGATTGCGCTGGTGCTGCGCTTTCCCAAGATCACCCTGCTGACAGCCTTGCTGCTACTGGTGGCTACAGCTTATCCCCTGCTGCGCCTCGGCAGCGAATTCATGCCCCCGCTGTACGAGGGCGATCTGCTCTATATGCCAACTACTTTACCCGGAATCTCCGCGGGCAAGGCGGCCGAAATTCTGCAGCAGACCGATCGCATCATCGCAACCTTCCCGGAAGTCGAAACCGTGTTTGGGAAAGCTGGCCGCGCCGAGACCGCGACGGATCCGGCGCCGCTCGAGATGCTTGAAACTACCGTCCAGCTCAAGCCTCAATCGGAATGGCGCGAAGGCTGGACAGTCGAAAAGCTGATCGAAGAACTCGACCGCGCCGTCAACATCCCGGGGCTCTCGAATCTATGGGTGCCGCCGATCCGCAATCGCATCGACATGCTCGCCACTGGAATCAAAAGTCCGGTCGGCATCAAGATTGCCGGAGCCGATCTCAAAGTAATCGAAAAAATCGGCAGGGAAATCGAGCAGCTCGTAAAAACCGTGCCGGGCGTGACCTCGGCCTTCGCCGAACGCGTAACCGGCGGGCGTTATATCGAGGTCGATATCGACCGTAATGCCGCGGCACGCTATGGGCTCAATATCGACGAAGTGCAGCAGATCGTCGCCGTCGCGATTGGCGGCGAGAACGTCACCGAGACTGTCGAAGGATTGGAGCGTTATCCAGTCAACGTGCGTTACCCGCGCGAAATTCGCGATTCGGTCGCCAAGCTGCGCCAGCTTCCGATCATTACTGAAAGCGGCGCCACGATCACCTTGGGCAGCGTCGCGAACCTCAAAATAACCGATGGGCCGCCGATGCTGAGAAGCGAGAACGCGCGCCTGAACGGCTGGATTTATGTCGATATTCGCGGGCGCGATCTCGGCTCGGTGGTCAAGGATGCGCAGAGGCTGGTGCGGCTGCGGGTTGATCTTCCTCCGGGTTATTCGATCAGTTGGTCTGGGCAGTTCGAGTACCTGGAACGCGCCAACAAACGTTTGCAGATCGTGGTGCCGGCGACGCTTGCGATCATCCTGGTGCTGCTTTATCTGACCTTCGGCAGATTCGGTTCGGCGTTGCTGATCATGGCAACGCTGCCGTTCGCGCTGATCGGCGGTTTCTGGCTCATCTATTTATTGGGCTATGACATGTCGATCGCATCCGGCGTCGGCTTCATCGCGCTCGCGGGAGTCGCGGCGGAGTTTGGCGTGATCATGCTGATCTATCTCGATCACGCGATAGAACGTTTCCGGGCCGAAGGCCGCCTACGCGGCGAAGAGGAATTGAAGGAAGCCATCAGCGAAGGCGCGGTGCTGCGCGTTCGTCCGAAAGCCATGACGGTTGCGGTCATCATCGCCGGACTGCTGCCCATCATGCTCGGCGGGGGAACCGGATCGGAAGTCATGCAACGCATCGCAGCACCGATGGTCGGTGGCATGATTACCGCACCACTGCTATCCATGTTCGTTGTTCCCGCGGCCTATTTGCTGATACAGCGCAGGAAATTGAAAGCGAAGCGGCCGGCGAGCCAGTTCGCGCCGGCCGGGGCGTGA
- a CDS encoding efflux RND transporter periplasmic adaptor subunit, translated as MKKLGLIVLIAIIAVAAVIGYEWFIRPVWFADAKDGATSPAQDLSTTESEAPASGEKKPLYWHDPMFPQQKFDKPGPSPFMDMQLVPVYEEGADAEGTVSISPRIIQNLGIRTALVESGAFSQEVDVVGSVQANERQIEVVQSRASGWVERLHVRAVSDSVKRGQLLAEVYAPDLLVAQEEYLLALNIAQGGNDVLARASRARLSLLGLNDAQIRKLENTREPQRRVAFYSPLNGIVAELGVREGTEVKPGMAMFNLVDLSTVWVIAEIPESQAGSIGADSSAEITLPAFPGRVFKGRVDYIYPRLDKATRTLEARIVLKNPNLKLKPGMYADITLYGEKTADTLTVPTEAVIKTGRRSVVILATGEGKFKPVEVKTGMEAGGKTQIVDGLEKGQKVVASGQFLIDSTSSLRTALDRLAEPEAAASGTPDGQTGKGMAGGEAMEGMKGSDPTKGMMDRSSMKGMPESGSMKGMTGGDSKKGMKNGDPMQGMKP; from the coding sequence ATGAAGAAGCTTGGCTTGATCGTATTGATTGCGATCATCGCCGTGGCGGCGGTGATCGGATATGAGTGGTTCATTCGGCCAGTATGGTTCGCCGACGCGAAGGACGGCGCCACATCACCAGCGCAGGATTTATCGACCACGGAAAGCGAAGCGCCCGCTTCGGGCGAAAAAAAACCGCTGTATTGGCACGATCCCATGTTCCCGCAACAAAAGTTCGATAAGCCCGGACCATCCCCTTTCATGGACATGCAACTCGTTCCGGTCTACGAGGAAGGAGCCGACGCCGAAGGCACCGTGAGTATCAGTCCGCGCATCATACAGAATCTGGGCATCCGCACCGCGCTGGTCGAAAGCGGCGCATTTTCCCAAGAGGTCGATGTCGTCGGCAGCGTGCAGGCGAACGAACGGCAAATCGAGGTCGTGCAAAGCCGCGCCTCGGGATGGGTCGAGCGTTTGCACGTCAGAGCGGTCAGCGATTCCGTCAAGCGCGGTCAATTGCTCGCTGAAGTGTATGCGCCCGACCTGCTCGTGGCCCAGGAAGAATATCTGCTCGCATTGAATATCGCCCAAGGAGGCAACGACGTTCTTGCACGTGCTTCACGTGCCCGGCTCTCATTGTTGGGCTTGAACGATGCGCAAATTCGCAAACTCGAAAACACCCGTGAACCGCAACGCCGCGTCGCATTCTATTCGCCGCTTAACGGCATCGTCGCCGAACTCGGCGTGCGCGAGGGCACGGAAGTCAAGCCGGGGATGGCCATGTTCAACCTCGTGGACTTGTCAACGGTCTGGGTCATCGCCGAAATTCCCGAATCCCAGGCGGGCTCGATCGGCGCAGACAGCTCCGCCGAGATTACGCTTCCAGCCTTTCCCGGCAGGGTGTTTAAAGGCCGGGTCGATTACATCTATCCGAGGCTCGACAAAGCGACGCGGACGCTCGAAGCGCGCATCGTACTGAAGAATCCGAACCTCAAACTCAAGCCAGGCATGTATGCCGATATCACGCTCTATGGCGAGAAGACAGCCGATACCCTAACCGTGCCGACGGAAGCAGTGATCAAGACAGGACGGCGCAGTGTGGTGATTCTGGCCACGGGCGAAGGCAAGTTCAAGCCGGTCGAAGTCAAAACCGGCATGGAAGCGGGCGGAAAAACACAGATTGTCGACGGACTCGAGAAAGGCCAGAAAGTCGTCGCATCCGGCCAGTTCCTGATCGATTCGACCAGTAGTTTGAGAACGGCGCTTGATCGCCTGGCCGAGCCCGAAGCGGCGGCGAGCGGGACACCCGATGGACAGACCGGCAAGGGAATGGCGGGTGGCGAAGCGATGGAAGGCATGAAGGGAAGCGATCCGACAAAGGGAATGATGGACCGAAGTTCCATGAAAGGAATGCCGGAGAGCGGGTCTATGAAAGGAATGACGGGAGGTGATTCCAAAAAGGGCATGAAGAATGGCGATCCCATGCAGGGAATGAAGCCATGA
- a CDS encoding TolC family protein, which produces MFKFDISSVALAFVISSAPLAAAPLGLDEAAELALNNQPLLAGQQSAIKAAEQNAVAASQLPDPKLTGGLKDYPVTGSDALSFTRDNFTMLTVGVSQEFPRQEKRRLRGVREQLDAQQKAQELDLMQRTIRRDAALAWLDVFYPEQAMQLVRALQKESQIQIESLGIAYRAGKKSQADVLGENVTLDLLRDREAEYAKRAALARAALSRWIGEAADLPVSEALPELPEPPSLQRVLQQAENHPHLNNLSKQVEAAQNEVALARQAYKPDVRVDVYYGARPAFSDFIGVQVGVDLPLFTKNRQDRNLSSRLALLDKSQSLKEDASRAIKAEVRRYYAEWSSAEERTARYFDKAILPQARQRLEAAVAAYQSGRVDLASVLEARRAELDLQLQRLALQVDAAKAAVQLRWFLE; this is translated from the coding sequence ATGTTCAAGTTCGACATATCAAGCGTAGCGCTTGCGTTCGTTATCAGCAGCGCGCCGCTCGCCGCCGCGCCATTGGGCTTAGACGAAGCAGCCGAGCTGGCATTAAACAATCAGCCGCTATTGGCTGGTCAGCAATCGGCAATCAAGGCGGCAGAACAAAATGCCGTCGCCGCGTCACAATTGCCCGACCCCAAACTCACGGGAGGACTGAAGGATTACCCGGTTACCGGCTCCGATGCGCTGAGCTTCACGCGTGACAATTTCACCATGCTGACGGTCGGCGTCTCGCAGGAATTCCCGCGACAGGAAAAGCGTCGGCTGCGGGGAGTACGCGAGCAATTGGATGCGCAGCAGAAAGCCCAGGAACTTGACCTGATGCAGCGCACGATCCGCCGCGACGCGGCACTCGCCTGGCTCGACGTGTTTTATCCAGAACAAGCAATGCAACTTGTCCGGGCATTGCAAAAAGAGAGCCAGATTCAGATTGAATCGCTCGGTATTGCCTATCGCGCCGGCAAGAAAAGCCAGGCCGATGTCTTGGGTGAGAATGTGACGCTGGATTTGCTACGGGACCGCGAGGCCGAGTACGCAAAACGTGCTGCTCTCGCCCGCGCCGCGCTATCGCGCTGGATAGGTGAGGCGGCCGACCTGCCGGTCAGCGAAGCGTTGCCTGAATTGCCCGAACCGCCGAGCCTGCAGCGGGTACTGCAACAGGCCGAAAACCATCCGCACCTTAACAACCTGAGCAAACAGGTCGAGGCCGCACAGAACGAAGTCGCGCTGGCACGCCAGGCTTACAAACCGGATGTGCGCGTGGATGTTTACTACGGCGCGCGCCCTGCGTTCTCCGATTTTATCGGTGTTCAAGTCGGCGTCGATCTCCCGCTGTTCACCAAAAACCGCCAGGACCGGAACCTGAGTTCCAGACTTGCGCTGCTCGACAAATCTCAATCGCTCAAGGAGGACGCATCGCGCGCGATCAAAGCGGAGGTTCGTCGTTATTACGCTGAATGGTCTTCTGCCGAAGAACGCACGGCGCGATATTTCGACAAGGCCATTCTGCCGCAAGCGAGACAACGTCTGGAGGCAGCGGTGGCAGCGTATCAATCCGGTCGGGTCGATCTTGCCTCGGTGCTCGAAGCACGTCGTGCCGAACTGGACTTGCAATTGCAGCGCTTGGCGCTGCAGGTCGATGCGGCGAAGGCAGCGGTCCAGTTGCGTTGGTTTTTGGAATGA
- the argA gene encoding amino-acid N-acetyltransferase, with translation MPSSSNAAFVQWFRRAAPYIHAFGGKTFVIAFGGEVVADGGFIGLTHDLNLLASLEIKLVLVHGARPQIENRLLASGIEPRYVNGIRITDAETLQCAKESIGRVRVEIEALLSMGLANSPMANAQIRVASGNFVTARPIGVIDGVDLLHTGETRKIDAAGIRACLDDNDVVLLSPLGYSPTGEIFNLTLEDVALQTAVALSAEKLIFMMDAAGITDRKGQLLRELTAAEADAQLQTDKGKERAQHIPDDVALYLPCAAQACRAGVQRAHLISRHLDGALLLELFTRDGIGTMVTRDALQKLRPANINDIAGILALIEPLEQQGVLVRRSRELLEREVNHFVVVEHDGRIVGCAALYPFAKNGAGELACLTVESAYRDSGAGQSLLDNIEAKARRQKIRKLFVLTTRAAHWFIERGFSETDVDSLPPRRQSLYNYSRRSKIFVKPLPR, from the coding sequence ATGCCATCTTCATCGAACGCGGCCTTCGTGCAATGGTTCCGCCGCGCCGCGCCGTACATCCACGCGTTTGGCGGCAAGACGTTCGTGATCGCGTTCGGCGGCGAAGTCGTCGCCGACGGCGGCTTCATCGGCTTGACGCACGATCTGAACCTGCTCGCGAGCCTGGAAATCAAGTTGGTGCTCGTGCACGGCGCCCGTCCGCAAATCGAAAACCGCTTACTCGCGTCCGGCATTGAGCCGCGCTATGTAAACGGCATACGCATTACCGACGCCGAAACCCTGCAATGCGCGAAGGAATCGATCGGCCGCGTGCGCGTTGAGATCGAAGCGCTGCTGTCGATGGGGCTGGCGAATTCGCCCATGGCCAATGCGCAAATTCGCGTCGCCAGCGGCAACTTCGTCACGGCGCGCCCGATCGGCGTGATCGACGGCGTCGATCTGCTGCATACCGGCGAGACGCGCAAGATCGACGCTGCCGGCATCCGCGCCTGCCTCGACGATAACGATGTCGTGCTGCTGTCGCCGCTCGGTTATTCGCCGACCGGGGAAATTTTCAACCTGACCCTGGAAGACGTCGCGCTGCAGACGGCGGTCGCGCTGTCCGCCGAGAAGCTGATATTCATGATGGACGCGGCCGGCATTACCGACCGCAAGGGCCAGTTGCTGCGCGAATTGACCGCGGCCGAAGCTGACGCGCAACTGCAGACTGACAAGGGCAAGGAGCGGGCCCAGCACATCCCCGACGATGTTGCTCTCTACTTGCCGTGCGCGGCGCAAGCCTGCCGCGCCGGTGTGCAGCGCGCGCATTTGATCAGCCGCCATCTCGACGGCGCGTTGCTGCTCGAACTTTTCACGCGCGATGGCATCGGTACCATGGTGACGCGCGACGCGCTGCAAAAGCTGCGCCCGGCCAATATCAACGACATCGCGGGCATCCTCGCGTTGATCGAGCCGCTCGAACAACAGGGCGTGCTGGTGCGGCGCAGCCGCGAATTGCTCGAGCGCGAGGTCAATCATTTTGTGGTCGTCGAGCACGATGGCCGCATCGTCGGTTGCGCGGCGCTGTATCCGTTTGCGAAAAACGGCGCCGGCGAGCTTGCCTGCCTGACTGTGGAGTCGGCCTATCGCGATTCCGGCGCCGGGCAGAGCCTGCTCGACAACATTGAAGCCAAAGCGCGTCGGCAAAAAATCAGGAAGCTGTTCGTTCTGACGACGCGGGCGGCGCACTGGTTTATCGAGCGCGGCTTCAGCGAGACCGATGTCGACAGCCTGCCGCCGCGGCGCCAATCGTTATATAACTACAGCCGCCGCTCGAAAATTTTCGTGAAGCCGCTGCCGCGTTAG
- a CDS encoding oxidative damage protection protein, whose protein sequence is MARTVQCVKLKREAEGLDYPPYPGELGQKIFENVSKEAWKGWLEHQKMLVNENRLNLADIKARKYLAEQMERHFFGAGAEAAAGYTPPSK, encoded by the coding sequence ATGGCAAGAACAGTGCAATGTGTGAAGCTGAAGCGTGAAGCCGAAGGGCTCGACTACCCGCCGTACCCGGGCGAACTCGGCCAGAAAATTTTCGAGAACGTGTCGAAAGAGGCATGGAAGGGCTGGCTCGAGCACCAGAAGATGCTGGTCAACGAAAACCGGCTGAATCTCGCCGACATCAAGGCGCGCAAATATCTGGCCGAGCAAATGGAGCGGCACTTCTTCGGCGCCGGCGCCGAAGCGGCCGCGGGCTACACGCCGCCGAGCAAGTAG